A single Streptomyces mirabilis DNA region contains:
- a CDS encoding M18 family aminopeptidase produces MSPTHDRSHSDDLLSFIRSSPSPYHVVANAAQRLEKAGFQELRETDDWTAGAEGGRYVVRAGALLAWYVPAGAPARTPFRIVGAHTDSPNLRIKPEPDTGSAGWRQIAVEIYGGVPHNTWLDRDLGVSGRLTLRDGASRLVCVDRPLLRVPQLAIHLDRAVNEGVALDPQLHMTPLWGLGPARPGALLARVAAEADTDVAEVLGWDLMLHDIQPPGYLGADEEFLVSPRLDNQISVHAGVTALVAAATAARPPAHIPVLAAFDHEEVGSGSQSGAQGPLLERVLGRSVAARGGSAEDFNRALAGAFCVSADMSHAVHPNYAERHDPDHHPLPNGGPVVKVNVNQRYATDGTGVAAFAAACERAEVPWQPFVSHNAMPCGTSIGPITAARLGVATVDVGVPGLSMHSARELCGAQDPGLLARVLTEFVTTG; encoded by the coding sequence ATGTCCCCCACACATGACCGCAGTCACAGCGACGATCTGCTCTCCTTCATCCGCTCCAGCCCCTCGCCCTACCACGTGGTCGCGAACGCGGCCCAGCGCCTGGAGAAGGCGGGCTTCCAGGAGCTGCGCGAGACGGACGACTGGACGGCCGGTGCCGAGGGCGGCCGGTATGTCGTCCGCGCCGGAGCACTGCTCGCCTGGTACGTCCCCGCGGGCGCTCCGGCCCGCACCCCGTTCAGGATCGTCGGCGCCCACACCGACTCCCCGAACCTGCGGATCAAGCCCGAGCCCGACACCGGCTCCGCGGGCTGGCGGCAGATCGCCGTGGAGATCTACGGCGGCGTCCCCCACAACACCTGGCTCGACCGCGACCTCGGCGTCTCGGGCCGGCTGACGCTGCGCGACGGAGCCAGCCGCCTCGTCTGCGTCGACCGGCCGCTGCTGCGCGTGCCCCAGCTCGCCATCCACCTCGACCGCGCCGTCAACGAAGGCGTCGCGCTCGACCCGCAGCTGCACATGACCCCGCTGTGGGGACTCGGCCCCGCCCGGCCCGGCGCCCTGCTCGCCCGGGTCGCCGCCGAGGCGGACACCGACGTCGCCGAGGTCCTCGGCTGGGACCTGATGCTGCACGACATCCAGCCGCCCGGCTACCTCGGCGCCGACGAGGAGTTCCTCGTCTCACCGCGTCTGGACAACCAGATCTCCGTGCACGCGGGCGTCACCGCGCTGGTCGCCGCCGCCACCGCCGCCCGGCCGCCTGCCCACATCCCGGTGCTCGCCGCCTTCGACCACGAGGAGGTCGGCAGCGGCTCCCAGTCGGGCGCCCAGGGCCCCCTGCTGGAGCGGGTGCTCGGCCGGTCCGTCGCCGCGCGCGGCGGCAGCGCCGAGGACTTCAACCGGGCCCTGGCCGGCGCCTTCTGCGTCTCCGCCGACATGTCGCACGCCGTGCACCCCAACTACGCCGAACGCCACGACCCGGACCACCACCCCCTCCCCAACGGCGGCCCCGTCGTCAAGGTCAACGTCAACCAGCGGTACGCCACCGACGGCACCGGAGTCGCCGCCTTCGCCGCGGCCTGCGAGCGCGCCGAGGTGCCCTGGCAGCCGTTCGTCTCCCACAACGCCATGCCGTGCGGCACCTCGATCGGCCCGATCACCGCGGCCCGGCTCGGAGTCGCCACCGTTGACGTGGGCGTACCGGGGCTGTCGATGCACTCCGCGCGGGAGCTGTGCGGGGCGCAGGACCCCGGTCTGCTGGCCCGGGTCCTCACCGAGTTCGTCACCACGGGCTGA
- a CDS encoding thioesterase II family protein produces the protein MSAVEETHLVCLPFAGAGASFFKPWQDRAPADLRVLPVQLPGREERFVEEPHTDAVRAAAEAYTQVTRQLPEGARVAVFGHSLGAVLGFELAHRLEAEPGVRLDALVVSGAPGPWSGRADRASGLPDAEFLARVRTFAGYAHPALENPEMRELLLPLLRADVRMHETYRPASDRPLAAPVLALRGRDDELVSAAEAAEWSRATSGKLTTAELDGGHMYPTENPGALLRLIGAELRAGRAR, from the coding sequence ATGTCAGCAGTGGAAGAGACCCACCTCGTCTGTCTGCCCTTCGCCGGGGCGGGCGCGTCCTTCTTCAAGCCGTGGCAGGACCGGGCGCCGGCGGACCTGCGCGTCCTGCCGGTGCAACTCCCCGGCCGCGAGGAGCGGTTCGTGGAGGAGCCCCACACGGACGCGGTGCGGGCGGCCGCCGAGGCGTACACCCAGGTGACCCGGCAGCTCCCGGAGGGCGCGCGGGTGGCGGTGTTCGGGCACAGCCTCGGCGCGGTGCTCGGCTTCGAGCTGGCACACCGGCTGGAGGCCGAGCCCGGCGTCCGCCTCGACGCCCTCGTCGTCAGCGGCGCGCCGGGCCCGTGGAGCGGCCGCGCGGACCGGGCGAGCGGTCTGCCCGACGCGGAGTTCCTGGCCCGGGTGCGCACCTTCGCCGGATACGCGCACCCGGCCCTGGAGAACCCGGAGATGCGCGAGCTGCTGCTCCCGCTGCTGCGGGCCGACGTACGGATGCACGAGACGTACCGGCCCGCCTCCGATCGCCCGCTCGCCGCCCCGGTCCTCGCCCTGCGCGGCCGCGACGACGAGCTGGTGAGCGCGGCCGAGGCCGCCGAGTGGTCCCGCGCCACCTCCGGGAAGCTCACCACGGCGGAGCTGGACGGCGGCCACATGTACCCGACGGAGAACCCGGGCGCCCTCCTGCGCCTGATCGGGGCCGAACTCCGCGCCGGACGCGCCCGGTGA
- a CDS encoding mycofactocin-coupled SDR family oxidoreductase, producing the protein MNPGDPRLSGKVALVTGAARGIGRATAVAFAREGADLMLLDIAADLPGVPYPLGSESQLAHTAELCRETGAAVRTARVDVRDLAAVETAVKETTARFGRLDVLVNNAGIAAPSGRAAHEIEEHEWQLMLDVDLSGAWRTIRAAGALMTARGAGSIINIASTAGLVGYRHFAGYVAAKHGLIGLTKAVALDYAPRRVRVNAICPGSVRDDPRVEGRMLAEIARALDVPVAEHEQTFVQAQPMNALVEPDDVATAALWLASDESRQVTGTVLTVDGGFSAR; encoded by the coding sequence GTGAACCCGGGCGATCCCAGGCTCTCGGGCAAGGTCGCCCTCGTCACCGGCGCGGCCCGCGGCATCGGCCGGGCGACCGCCGTCGCCTTCGCCCGCGAGGGCGCCGACCTGATGCTCCTGGACATCGCGGCGGACCTCCCGGGTGTGCCCTACCCGCTGGGCTCCGAGAGCCAGTTGGCGCACACGGCGGAGCTCTGCCGGGAGACGGGCGCCGCCGTCCGTACGGCCCGGGTCGACGTACGGGACCTGGCCGCGGTGGAGACGGCGGTGAAGGAGACGACGGCCCGCTTCGGACGGCTCGACGTCCTCGTCAACAACGCCGGGATCGCCGCCCCCTCCGGCCGGGCCGCCCACGAGATCGAGGAGCACGAGTGGCAGCTGATGCTGGACGTGGACCTCTCCGGGGCCTGGCGCACGATCCGCGCGGCGGGCGCCCTGATGACCGCGCGGGGCGCCGGCTCGATCATCAACATCGCCTCCACGGCCGGGCTGGTCGGCTACCGCCACTTCGCCGGGTACGTCGCCGCCAAGCACGGCCTGATCGGCCTGACCAAGGCGGTCGCCCTCGACTACGCGCCCCGCCGGGTGCGCGTCAACGCCATCTGCCCCGGCTCGGTCCGCGACGACCCCCGTGTGGAGGGCCGGATGCTCGCCGAGATCGCCCGCGCCCTGGACGTGCCGGTCGCCGAGCACGAGCAGACCTTCGTCCAGGCCCAGCCCATGAACGCCCTCGTCGAACCGGACGACGTCGCCACCGCCGCCCTCTGGCTCGCCTCCGACGAGTCCCGCCAGGTGACCGGCACCGTCCTCACGGTCGACGGAGGCTTCTCGGCCCGCTAG